The Ferrimicrobium sp. genomic sequence TGGGTTGTTCAGCAGAGTCCTAGTGAACTCTCCTCCGACTCCGCATGTCTCTTTGTTCGGGGCGAAGAGCTAGCTAGAGGGAGCGCTGGTTCATGAGCATCTTGGCTCGATAATTCCAACGCAAGCGCCAAGAGCCGTAGGCGTCAATCATTGTGCAATTCCCTCAAGTCCTTGGACCGTGCCGTGTCTACGGCGAACGAGTGCAGTATGAGGAAAGAGCCATCAGGTTCTTGGTGACGCCTCAAGCGCATTTACCTTACACCTGGTGGGCTCCCCTTTTGGGTTGCGATTTGGGCATATTCCCGCTTTCCCGCTCGCACAGCATCGTCAAAGAAGCAACGTTGTCCACCTGGAAGGTCCCTCAGAGATGAGCTCCACTCTCCGGCTCATCGAGTTGCAGAAGCCCCTATGACAACAACTGCGGGCCATCGTTGTAACGCCGGACCCAAGCCTCGGGAAGAGGATCCACAGGGACATCGCTATCAAGATCAGGTTCGTAACGGGTGGTAACGACTCTGGGCGGAGCGACCGTTCGGTTGACCGTGTCGGTCCTCCTTGCTTCATGGATTGGAGGAGGAGGGCTCAATTGATCGAGGTGCTTGACATGGTAATGCTCGCTCGGGGAACTCGGTAGGAGCGCCCTGCGCACCCAATCCCATTGGGCTGCCTCGTGAACTGCAAGGAGCTCAGCCTTTTCATCCGAAGTGAGTTCGTCACGGAGCAACATCGCCTCCCATTTGGCGATGAGTTCTGGGAAAAATCCCCGTTCCTCGCGCACTTCCCAGGCCTCACCAGTGGAGAGCGATTGGACTAAGAATCCCACTCCTAACGTGTCATCGAGCCGATGGGTTCCAAATCGTGCTCTAGCACCGGTGAGGTAGGCGGCAAGGTCTCCAAGGCATGGCGAATTCTTAGAGACGACCAAGAGGTCGCTCCGGTCAAAGGGCTGATCGGGAAACACTACATCAGCGAGGGCACGCATCGCCCAGACCCCACGGAGCAATCCATCGCAAGCATGACCATGGAAAAGAACTAGATCGGTGAGGCTCACCAGCTTGGGAACGGGATCGAGCCTCCCTTGAGCCGAACGAGTGTCAATGACTTCAAAGCTAGGGATCTGAGAACCCTGGAGCCAGGCGGGCAGATGCCAAAACTTTCGCTCGATATCATCATGGGAAATTGGCCCTTCGTCGTGAGTCGTTGATTCCATGGAATCAGAACCCGATGACGGTCGCACCCTCGAGTACAAAACGTACGAAAGCGTCTCTAGCATATTGGAGGTTGATGCCTCGGTCCGACAATGTCTGTTCAGCTCCCGCCGCCTGCGCGGCGTTGAGGCATGCACCGACAGGAACACCCGCTGCAATTAACTCGTCAATCTGGGTGTTGTATGCAGCTTTCACCGGATCGCCGTCTATCGCGATTAGGGCATCTTGGGCTGGTCCAAAGCAATACACCTCTAGCTCGGCACCCTGCTCGCCTGCCACCTGACGGATACGCTCTGCGACGTGGGATCCTGCGCTGAGCGAATCCGGATCACCATGAAATAGGTGAATCACGACCTTTACCATTGGAAACTCCCTGTTATCTTTGTCTATGACATATAATACCCAACCGGGTATAGCAGCTCGATATTCCCGACTCGTTCCCAGCTCCATTCTCTGTGGGCACAAAGCAACCCAAACTCGGGCGGTTTCCCTCACATGTTTGCTGTAACTCATTCCAACCAGAAGGTCCTGCCTTGCTCCCTTGACTTCGCACTTTAATCAATGAGTCCTGTCACCACCATGGTTCGCCTCACATATCAGGTGTGACATCAATGAGGAGTGCGTGGAGAGCAAGAGTCTCTGACAATCCTGCGGATACGAGTTGGACCACAGCGCCAACGTTTGAATCGGTCGTCTCGGTCCAGACGGCGATCGACCCGGAAAGCACTTCAATTCGATGTTGCCTGCTGAGATGACGATGATGCTGCCGACATTGATCTTCCCATGATCAACGATCCAACTGTAAACCCAGTCACGACGAGTCACATCACCACGAGTAGTACAAATAGGCCAAAGCCGATGTCACCCACGACTGGGAGTGACCAAGCCTGCCCGAGTCCGATCGTTGCCACAGTCATCGCCCCGACAGGGAAGGTGAACCCCCACCGTCGCTGTCCGTAGAGGATCCCTCCCTTGAGGAGGTACCTGCCAAGGATGGCGATTGCGACCACCAACCACCAAGCATCGAACCCCCAGAGGATCGTTGCAGCAAGCACTGACAGTGGCTCAATTGGCGCAGCCGAATGACCAAAGGCGAGTGGCGTGGAGTGTGCCAGATCCAAGAGTGCAGCGGCCCCTACTCCAGCCGGTCCAGAACAATCCAGAGAGACGGAGCGGACGCAGACGGCGGGAGCGCCTCGGTGATGAGACGATCATGCAGGAGTGCCAGCACTAGGAGGAACAGGACTAGCAGCCAGCAATTCGAACATCGACACGACAGAAGTGGCACCCCAGAGCGCGCAGAATATTAACTGACCAGTTAGTATACACAAGTGATCTCATCCCAGGAAACCAAGAGTCGTCTCATCGAAGCGGCATCAGAGCTGTTTTATGCCAATGGTTTTAGCACAACCAATATTGACAAAATCCTGCAACGCTCAGGGGTCTCACGGCCGACGTTATACGTTCACTTCCCGTCGAAGG encodes the following:
- a CDS encoding formylmethanofuran dehydrogenase subunit E family protein — translated: MESTTHDEGPISHDDIERKFWHLPAWLQGSQIPSFEVIDTRSAQGRLDPVPKLVSLTDLVLFHGHACDGLLRGVWAMRALADVVFPDQPFDRSDLLVVSKNSPCLGDLAAYLTGARARFGTHRLDDTLGVGFLVQSLSTGEAWEVREERGFFPELIAKWEAMLLRDELTSDEKAELLAVHEAAQWDWVRRALLPSSPSEHYHVKHLDQLSPPPPIHEARRTDTVNRTVAPPRVVTTRYEPDLDSDVPVDPLPEAWVRRYNDGPQLLS